A genomic region of Rhipicephalus sanguineus isolate Rsan-2018 chromosome 1, BIME_Rsan_1.4, whole genome shotgun sequence contains the following coding sequences:
- the LOC119390718 gene encoding uncharacterized protein LOC119390718 has protein sequence MAESRKRQLDDQETEDEVPLYYHLELFFGDAIYIPRDKLQSLLVRATRTVPMTLMKPWRHLRNLIEAWEKYQIQTCPNQEQELEEMEKVYNPLHAGHCSYSQFQNEESLCMMCFPLETTERLRQFVTTLSEDSSKGPPSTESLPSHSTHEELHSHTSTSYTTAAGAMAHADVLSSLASSDDQIARQFGLQAPVHGTSTISSSISIVSPEYWNTLKWEEMIGVATLEMKFWDNSKVLDTSPGEFWKYCTRNFRIQLHVTTPMEVRRAVETLTRYAQERVQSAENVQKERRKNPSTTGYAKTPYRR, from the coding sequence atggcagaatcacgcaaacgtcagcttgacgatcaagaaacagaagatgaggtacccctatattaccatttggaattattttttggtgacgccatctaTATTCCCAGGGACAAACTACAAAGTTTATTGGTTCGAGCGACGAGAACAGTACCTATGACATTAATGAAACCCTGGCGGCATTTGCGGAACCTGATCGAGGCGTGGGAGAAGTATCAGATCCAAACGTGTCCGAACCAGGAACAGGAGTTGGAGGAGATGGAAAAAGTTTACAACCCCCTCCACGCTGGGCACTGCAGCTACAGTCAGTTCCAAAACGAAGAAAGCTTGTGCATGATGTGTTTCCCGCTCGAGACGACGGAGAGGCTGAGACAATTTGTCACGACATTATCAGAGGATTCGAGCAAGGGCCCACCCAGTACGGAATCGCTGCCGTCGCACTCCACACACGAGGAACTACACTCCCACACGTCCACGTCTTACACGACTGCAGCTGGAGCAATGGCACATGCCGATGTGTTATCTTCGCTGGCTTCGTCAGACGACCAAATCGCTCGTCAATTTGGTCTACAAGCGCCAGTGCATGGGACCTCTACCATCTCGTCAAGTATTTCAATAGTGAGCCCCGAGTATTGGAATACATTAAAATGGGAGGAAATGATTGGGGTGGCGACGTTAGAAATGAAGTTTTGGGACAACTCGAAGGTTCTGGACACGAGCCCGGGCGAGTTTTGGAAATACTGTACCCGAAACTTCCGCATTCAGTTGCATGTGACGACGCCCATGGAGGTCAGACGAGCGGTGGAGACACTGACGAGGTACGCGCAAGAACGGGTGCAAAGTGCCGAAAACGTTCAAAAGGAGCGTCGGAAGAATCCATCTACGACTGGCTACGCGAAAACCCCGTATCGCCGTTGA